GATCGCCTGTTCACCCGCCAGTTTGCTTTGACCGTAGATACCCAGTGGGGCGGGTGTGTCATTTTCGGTGTACGGGGCCGTTTTGCTGCCGTCGAACACGTAGTCGGTCGAGTAGTGAATCAGCGGGATGCCCAGGGCTTTGGCTTCTTCGGCGAGGATGCCGGGGGCGATGGCGTTGATGGCGAAGGCTGCGTCCGGCTCGCTTTCGGCCAGATCGACTGCAGTGTGCGCTGCGGCGTTGATGATCAGGTCGGGGCAGTGCGCACGCACCTGCTCGCGGATGAGCGGTGCGTTGGCAAGGTCCAATTGGTCACGGCCCAGGACGATGAGTTCGCCCAGGCCGTGGAGCCGCTGTTGCAGCTCTTGGGAGACTTGGCCGTGTTGGCCGGTGATCAGTATTCTCATGGGAAAAGGTCGGCTTCCGTCAGTAATTTACCGACCTGGTCCTTGGCGGACAGTTGTGGCGGCTCGGACAGCTCCCAGTCGATAGCCAGCGTCGGGTCATTCCAGAGAATGCTGCGTTCGGCGCTGGGTTGATAGTAGTCGGTGGTTTTGTACAGAAACTCGGCGTAGTCGCTCAGCACCACAAACCCATGGGCGAAACCTTCCGGCACCCACAGTTGACGATGATTCTGCGCCGATAAGCGGACACCCACCCACTGGCCGAAGTGCGGTGAGCTGCGACGGATATCGACGGCAACATCCAGCACTTCGCCGTGAGTCACACGCACCAGTTTTCCTTGAGTGTGTTCAAGCTGATAATGCAGCCCGCGCAGCACGCCTTTCTGTGAACGTGAGTGGTTGTCTTGCACGAAGTCACGCTTGAGTCCGGTGGCGGCTTCAAAAGCGCGCGCGTTGAAGCTTTCATAGAAAAAGCCGCGTTCATCACCGAATACTTTGGGCTCGAGAATCAGTACCCCGGGTAACGAAGTTTCAACAACCTTCACTTGGTTTCTCCGGCGAGCGAGTAGAGGTATTGACCGTAACCGGTTTTGCCGAAATATTTGGCGCGTTCCAGCAGATAGTCACGATCAATCCAGCCGTTTTCGTAAGCGATCTCTTCCAGGCAAGCTACCTTCAGGCCCTGGCGATGCTCGATGGTCTGCACATAGGTCGATGCTTCCAGCAAGCTGTCATGGGTACCCGTGTCGAGCCAGGCGAAACCGCGGCCGAAACGCTCAACGTGCAGGTCACCACGCTTGAGGTAGGCGTTGTTGACATCGGTGATCTCCAACTCGCCGCGTGGCGAAGGCTGGACGGCCTTGGCGATCTTGATCACGTCGTTGTCGTAGAAATACAGGCCGGTCACGGCATAGCTGGATTTGGGCTTCGCCGGTTTTTCTTCGATCGACAGGGCGCGGCCTTCTTTGTCGAAATCGATCACGCCGAAACGCTCCGGGTCTTTTACCCAGTAGCCGAACACCGTGGCGCCGGATGGACGTTGAGCTGCGTTGCGCAACTGATCACCGAAATGCTGGCCGTGGAAGATGTTGTCACCCAGAATCAGGCACACAGGATCATCGCCAATGAACTCTTCGCCAATGATGAAGGCTTGTGCCAAACCATCGGGCGAAGGTTGTTCCGCATAGCTGAAACGCACGCCGAACTGGCTGCCATCACCCAGCAGGTTACGGTATTGCGGCAGGTCCACCGGCGTGGAGATCACCAGGATGTCCTTGATCCCCGCCAGCATCAGCACCGAGATCGGGTAGTAGATCATCGGCTTGTCATACACCGGCAACAGTTGTTTGGACACACCCAGGGTGATGGGGTGCAAACGGGTGCCGGAACCGCCGGCCAATACAATTCCCTTCATCATGCGATCAAATCCTTTACGTCAGTATTGCCAAGTCGTTCACCTTGATAACTGCCATCCTGGACCCTGCGGCACCATTCAAGGTTATCGAGGTACCACTGCACGGTCTTGCGCAGGCCGGTTTCAAAGGTTTCTTCCGGGACCCAGCCCAGTTCGCGCTCGATTTTGCTGGCGTCGATCGCATACCGCTGGTCGTGGCCCGGACGGTCCTTGACGAAAGTGATCAGGTCGGTGAATTGTTCCACGCCGGCTGGACGTTGCGGCGCCAGCTCTTCCAGCAGGGCGCAAATACCGCGGACTACGTCGATATTCTTCTGCTCGTTGTGGCCACCGATGTTATAGGTCTCGCCTACGACCCCAGTAGTCACCACCTTGAGCAGTGCACGGGCGTGATCCTCAACGAACAACCAGTCGCGCACCTGCAAGCCATCGCCATAGACCGGCAGCGGCTTGCCCGCGAGGGCGTTGAGGATGACCAGTGGAATCAACTTTTCAGGGAAATGGAACGGCCCATAGTTGTTCGAACAGTTGGTCAACAGCACCGGCAGGCCATAGGTACGTTGCCAGGCGCGGACCAAGTGGTCGGAAGCTGCCTTGCTTGCAGAGTAAGGCGAGCTGGGAGCGTATGGCGTGGTTTCGGTGAAAAGATCG
Above is a genomic segment from Pseudomonas sp. R5-89-07 containing:
- the rfbC gene encoding dTDP-4-dehydrorhamnose 3,5-epimerase, whose translation is MKVVETSLPGVLILEPKVFGDERGFFYESFNARAFEAATGLKRDFVQDNHSRSQKGVLRGLHYQLEHTQGKLVRVTHGEVLDVAVDIRRSSPHFGQWVGVRLSAQNHRQLWVPEGFAHGFVVLSDYAEFLYKTTDYYQPSAERSILWNDPTLAIDWELSEPPQLSAKDQVGKLLTEADLFP
- the rfbA gene encoding glucose-1-phosphate thymidylyltransferase RfbA, translating into MMKGIVLAGGSGTRLHPITLGVSKQLLPVYDKPMIYYPISVLMLAGIKDILVISTPVDLPQYRNLLGDGSQFGVRFSYAEQPSPDGLAQAFIIGEEFIGDDPVCLILGDNIFHGQHFGDQLRNAAQRPSGATVFGYWVKDPERFGVIDFDKEGRALSIEEKPAKPKSSYAVTGLYFYDNDVIKIAKAVQPSPRGELEITDVNNAYLKRGDLHVERFGRGFAWLDTGTHDSLLEASTYVQTIEHRQGLKVACLEEIAYENGWIDRDYLLERAKYFGKTGYGQYLYSLAGETK
- the rfbB gene encoding dTDP-glucose 4,6-dehydratase, producing MRILITGGAGFIGSALIRHLIQHTEHEVLNLDKLTYAGNLESLASIAPNSRYEFVQADIIDQATVSALLARFQPEAIMHLAAESHVDRSIDGPSDFIQTNIVGTYSLLEATRAYWQKLAEPAKSAFRFHHISTDEVYGDLHGVDDLFTETTPYAPSSPYSASKAASDHLVRAWQRTYGLPVLLTNCSNNYGPFHFPEKLIPLVILNALAGKPLPVYGDGLQVRDWLFVEDHARALLKVVTTGVVGETYNIGGHNEQKNIDVVRGICALLEELAPQRPAGVEQFTDLITFVKDRPGHDQRYAIDASKIERELGWVPEETFETGLRKTVQWYLDNLEWCRRVQDGSYQGERLGNTDVKDLIA